A stretch of DNA from Mycolicibacterium celeriflavum:
TCTCGGTCGCCGATCAGCGGTCGATTCCGGAGATCGCGGTCGACACCGTGATCGCCGTGCCGTGCCGCGAGGTGCTGCTGACCGAGGACGTCCGGGCCAGGGCCGTCGAACTCGCCCGTGAACACCCCGTGCTGGAGAACTCGCTGCCCGGCAGCGTGCCTGACATGCTGGCCAAGTTGTCCGAGGGCATCCCGGTCGACGGCATGGAGGCGCTGCTGCCGTTGCTGCGCACCGGCGAGTTGTCGACGTTGTCCGATCACCTGCCCGCGGGCACGCCGCTGTTGATCTGCGATCCGGAGAAGGTCCGCACCCGCGCCGCCGACCTGATCAAGACCGGCCGCGAGTTCCTCGAAGCGTCTTGGTCGACGGCGGCCGTCGGTGGCGATGTGCCGATCGACCTCGAGGCGCTGGGCGCGTCGGGATTCGTCGAACTCGACGACGCCCGCTCCGCCGCCCGCGCCACCGGCCACCCCTGGTGGACGTTGAGCCAGTTGTCCGACGAGGCCGCACTGGAGGTGAACATCCGGCCTGCACCGTCGGCGCGCGGCTCGCAAGCCAGCATCACCGAGATCTTCGCAATGCTGCGGGCCCACGTCGCGACCGGCGGCCACGCAGCGATCGTCACTCCCGGTGCGGGCACCGCGCAGCGTGTCGTCGAGCAGCTCGCCGAATCCGACGTTCCGGCAGGGCTTTTGGAGCCGGGCGGCACGCCCAAGGAAGGCGTCGTCGGCGTGCTCAAGGGGCCGCTGCACGACGGCGTGGTCATCTCGGGCGCGAACCTGGTGGTGATCACCGAGACCGACCTCACCGGCAACCGGGCCGCCGCCACCGAGGGCAAGCGGCTGGCGGCCAAGCGGCGCAACGTGGTCGACCCGTTGGCGCTCACCGCGGGCGATCTGGTGGTGCACGACCAGCACGGCATCGGCCGGTTCGTCGAGATGACCGAGCGCGTGGTGGGCGGCGCCCGCCGCGAGTATCTGGTGCTGGAGTACGCCTCGTCCAAGCGCGGCCAGAAGGCCGACCGGCTCTACGTGCCGATGGATTCGCTCGACCAGCTGTCCCGCTATGTCGGCGGGGAGTCGCCGACGCTGAGCAGGCTGGGCGGCAGCGACTGGACGAACACCAAGACCAAGGCGCGCCGCGCGGTCAGGGAGATCGCCGCCGAGTTGGTTTCGCTGTACGCCAAGCGCCAAGCCTCGGCCGGCCACGCGTTCGCCGCCGACAGCCCGTGGCAGGCCGAGATGGAGGATGCGTTCGGCTTCACCGAGACCGTCGACCAGCTGACCGCGATCACCGAGGTCAAGGCCGACATGGAGAAACCGGTTCCGATGGACCGGGTGATCTGCGGCGACGTCGGTTACGGCAAGACCGAGATCGCGGTGCGCGCGGCATTCAAGGCGGTGCAGGACGGCAAACAGGTCGCGGTACTGGTGCCGACGACGCTGCTCGCCGATCAGCACCTGCAGACGTTCACCGAGCGCATGGCCGGTTTCCCGGTCACCGTCAAGGGGCTGTCCAGGTTCACCACGCCCGCCGAGTCCAAGGCGGCGCTCGACGGCATGAAGGACGGCAGCGTCGACATCGTGATCGGCACGCACCGACTGCTGCAGACCGGCGTGACGTGGAAGGACCTCGGCCTGGTCGTGGTCGACGAGGAGCAGCGCTTCGGCGTCGAGCACAAGGAGCACATCAAGTCGATGCGCACCCACGTCGACGTGCTGACCATGAGCGCCACCCCGATTCCCCGCACGCTGGAGATGAGCCTGGCCGGCATTCGCGAGATGTCGACGATCCTCACCCCGCCCGAGGAGCGCTACCCGGTGCTCACCTACGTGGGGCCGCACGACGACAAGCAGGTCGCCGCCGCACTGCGGCGTGAACTTCTGCGGGACGGGCAGGTGTTCTACATCCACAACCGGGTCAGGTCGATCGACCAGGCCGCCGCCAAGGTGCGCGAACTCGTTCCCGAGGCGCGCGTGGTGGTGGCGCACGGTCAGATGCCGGAGGAACAACTCGAGCGCACTGTCGAGGGATTCTGGAACCGCGAATACGACATCCTGGTCTGCACGACGATCGTCGAGACCGGCCTGGACATCTCCAACGCCAACACGTTGATCGTCGAACGCGCCGACACCTTCGGCCTCTCCCAGCTGCATCAGCTCAGGGGCCGCGTCGGACGTAGCCGCGAACGTGGATATGCGTACTTCATGTATCCGCCGGAGGTTCCGCTGACCGAGACCGCGTACGACCGGTTGGCCACCATCGCGCAGAACAACGAGTTGGGCGCGGGCATGGCCGTCGCGATGAAGGACCTGGAGATCCGCGGCGCCGGCAATGTGCTCGGCGCGGAGCAGTCCGGCCACGTCGCCGGCGTCGGCTTCGACCTCTACGTGCGTCTGGTCGGCGAGGCGGTCGAGGCCTACCGTGCGGCGGCGGACGGCAAAACCATTGCCGCACCGGAAGAGCCGAAAGATGTGCGCATCGACCTTCCGGTCGACGCGCACCTGCCGCCGGACTACATCGGCAGCGACCGGTTGCGTCTGGAGGGGTATCGCAGGCTGGCGGCGGCCGCCGACGAGAGCGCGATCGATTCCGTGATCGAGGAGCTCATCGACCGGTACGGCCCGCTGCCCGAACCCGCGCAGCGGCTGGTGGCCGTCGCGCGCCTGCGGTTGCTGCTCAAGCGGTACGGCATCACCGAGGTCAGTTCGGTTTCGGAGTCGACGCTGCGGCTGGCGCCGTTGCAGCTGATGGACTCCGGCCAACTTCGGCTCAAGCGGATGTACCCGAGTGCGCATTACCGGGCGACCACGTCGACGGTGCAGGTCCCGATCCCGCGCGCCGGGGACGGCCTCGGTGCGCCACGCATCCGCGACCTCGAACTGGTGCAGATGGTCGCCGACCTGGTGCTGGCCCTGGACGGAAAGCCCCAAGGCAGTGTCGATGTGATTTCCGGCCCGAAATCTGGCGCCTGATTGCCCTGCTCAGGGCGTTTCTGTGCATTTTTCTCGCCTGGATCGGGCAGCGCTGATAACGGGGCGGGGGCGTGGATGCGACATACACAGTGGGGGTCAAGGTGTTGCAAGTCGTCCAAACCGCGGGCGGCGGGATCGTCTGACATACGGCGGTCGAGCAATTCCCAAACCGAACATCACGCGATTGCCATCGAGCTGGTTGGTGCGCGTCGCGATGACGCAAGGCGAAGGAGTTAACGATGAACTTCAAGAAGTTGGCTGTAACCACGACGATGACCGGTGCACTCGGACTCGGCTCGCTCGGCCTTGGTGCGGGTCTCGCACAGGCTGACCCGCCGCCGCCTCCGATTCCCGTTCCGGCCATTCCCAACGTGGACGTGCCGAACGTGAACGTCCCTGATGTCAACGTGCCGAATGTGAACGTCCCCGACGTCAACGTGCCGAATGTGAACGTCCCTGACGTCGACGTTCCCGATGTGAACGTTCCTGATGTCGACGTGCCGGACGTGAACGTTCCTGATGTCGACGTGCCGGACGTGAACGTTCCTGATGTCGACGTGCCGGATGTGAACGTTCCCGACGTGGAGTTTCCTGAGGTGGACCACTACTTCAAGCTTCCGAACGGACACATCCCGCCGGGGCAGCTGAAGAACGCGGCGTTCATCAACGGGGTCCCGAACCCGTTCTTCGGAATCCCTCCGGGCCAGCTCAAGAAGCTGCCCGAGGTGAACGGCATCGTCAACCCGTTCTTCGATGAGGCGCCGGGGCACTGGGAGATTCCGGACGACCCGTTCCCGCCGGAGTCCTGAGTCACAGAATGTGACACGATGGCCGCCTTGCCTTCCCGGCAGGGCGGCCATCCCCTGTCGGGGCCACCCGGTGACGGCCAAGCGCGCGTTACCGGCTCTCGCCAGGCGTCGAGGCCCGACAATGTGTTGATATAACCGAGTGAACAGCGGTCTCGTCGACAAGCGTGAGGGGGTGCAGCCCGATGACCGTCGTACTGGTCGACCCCCGCCGCCCGTCACTGATCCCCATCGACGCGATCGATCTGCTTGCCGGTGACGTTCAGTACACCGAGGAGATGCCGATCAAGGTGCCGTGGTCGTTGCCCGCGGCGCGGCCCGCCTACGACGGCGACCAGGCGCCGGTGCTGCTGTCCTCGGACTCCGAGCACCCCGCGGTCAAGGCCCGACTGGCCGCCGGCGAGAAGGTGATCTCCGCGCCCGACGCCGCTCCCGGGGAGCGCCTGGTCGACGCCGTCGCGATGATGGACAAGCTGCGTACCGCCGGCCCGTGGGAGAGCGAGCAGACGCACGACTCGCTGCGGCGCTACCTGCTCGAGGAAACCTACGAAGTGTTCGACGCGGTGCACAGCGGTAACGCCGATGCGTTACGAGAGGAACTCGGAGATGTGTTGTTGCAGGTGCTCTTTCACGCCCGCATCGCCGAAGATGCACCGCAGAATCCGTTCAGCATCGACGACGTCGCCGATTCGCTGGTGCGCAAGCTGGGCAACCGGGTGCCTGCGGTGCTCGCCGGTGAGCCGGTCTCGCTGGACGAACAGCTCGCCCAGTGGGAGGAGCGCAAGGCTCTAGAAAAATCGCGTGGCTCGCTGATGGATGATGTGCCGACAGGTCAGCCCGCTCTGGCCTTGGCGCAGAAGGTCATTGAGCGGGTCAGCGCCGCCGGGTTGCCCGCAGACCTGATCCCGGCGGCGATGACGTCGGTGTCCGTGTCAGCCGGCAGCGACGCCGAGAACACCTTGCGGTCTGCGGTGCTGGAGTTCATGGAAGCCGTCCGGCGGGCCGAGCACGCGGTCGCGGTCAGCCGCCGCGGCGACGACGTGCCGGAGGAACTCGACGCCACGTCGCTGGGCCAGGTGAGCGAGGCGGAGTGGCGCCAGCACTGGCCGTCCGGCGAACAGGACGGAAACGACCGGAACGCCGAGACCGATGAAGTTACCGAGACCGATGAACCAGATGAGACGGATGCGGCGGAGGAGGCGGATGAGGCTGGCGCAGCGGAAGGGGCCGACGAGGCCCAGACCGAGGTCGAACAAGCAGCGGATTCGGCGCGCTGAAAACCGCTGAACGATCATTTGCGCGCCCGAATCGCTCGCTCCGCTGAGTCGCCGTGTCCCGAACGCATGGGAACATTGGCAGCAACCGAAGTTGGTTGAGGGGATTTAGTGTCGCCGGTGCGTTGGTTGCGTGCTGTCGCCGTATTGGGTGCGACGGCGCTGCTCTTGGCTTCCAGCTGCTCATGGCAGCTGGGTACACCCATCCCCGAGGGTGTGCCACCGCCACCGGGCGATCCGGTGCCCAAGATCGACACTTACGCCAAGGGCCGCCCGGCTGACCAACTCCGCGACTGGGCCGCCGAACGTTCCCCCAAACTAGGCATTCCCGTCGCCGCCCTCGAGGCGTACG
This window harbors:
- the mfd gene encoding transcription-repair coupling factor, encoding MTASGTLSVPTPIAGLVELALRDPSLVELSRRAADRPADLTVVGPASARLFVASALEQTGPLVVVTATGREADDLTAELRGVLGGAVAMFPSWETLPHERLSPGVDTIGARLMVLRRLARPDDERLGPPLRVVVTTARSLLQPMAPDVADVEPVTLTVGVESDFDEVVARLVELAYTRVDMVGKRGEFAVRGGILDLFPPTYEHPVRVEFWGDEVSEIRMFSVADQRSIPEIAVDTVIAVPCREVLLTEDVRARAVELAREHPVLENSLPGSVPDMLAKLSEGIPVDGMEALLPLLRTGELSTLSDHLPAGTPLLICDPEKVRTRAADLIKTGREFLEASWSTAAVGGDVPIDLEALGASGFVELDDARSAARATGHPWWTLSQLSDEAALEVNIRPAPSARGSQASITEIFAMLRAHVATGGHAAIVTPGAGTAQRVVEQLAESDVPAGLLEPGGTPKEGVVGVLKGPLHDGVVISGANLVVITETDLTGNRAAATEGKRLAAKRRNVVDPLALTAGDLVVHDQHGIGRFVEMTERVVGGARREYLVLEYASSKRGQKADRLYVPMDSLDQLSRYVGGESPTLSRLGGSDWTNTKTKARRAVREIAAELVSLYAKRQASAGHAFAADSPWQAEMEDAFGFTETVDQLTAITEVKADMEKPVPMDRVICGDVGYGKTEIAVRAAFKAVQDGKQVAVLVPTTLLADQHLQTFTERMAGFPVTVKGLSRFTTPAESKAALDGMKDGSVDIVIGTHRLLQTGVTWKDLGLVVVDEEQRFGVEHKEHIKSMRTHVDVLTMSATPIPRTLEMSLAGIREMSTILTPPEERYPVLTYVGPHDDKQVAAALRRELLRDGQVFYIHNRVRSIDQAAAKVRELVPEARVVVAHGQMPEEQLERTVEGFWNREYDILVCTTIVETGLDISNANTLIVERADTFGLSQLHQLRGRVGRSRERGYAYFMYPPEVPLTETAYDRLATIAQNNELGAGMAVAMKDLEIRGAGNVLGAEQSGHVAGVGFDLYVRLVGEAVEAYRAAADGKTIAAPEEPKDVRIDLPVDAHLPPDYIGSDRLRLEGYRRLAAAADESAIDSVIEELIDRYGPLPEPAQRLVAVARLRLLLKRYGITEVSSVSESTLRLAPLQLMDSGQLRLKRMYPSAHYRATTSTVQVPIPRAGDGLGAPRIRDLELVQMVADLVLALDGKPQGSVDVISGPKSGA
- a CDS encoding nucleoside triphosphate pyrophosphohydrolase, translated to MTVVLVDPRRPSLIPIDAIDLLAGDVQYTEEMPIKVPWSLPAARPAYDGDQAPVLLSSDSEHPAVKARLAAGEKVISAPDAAPGERLVDAVAMMDKLRTAGPWESEQTHDSLRRYLLEETYEVFDAVHSGNADALREELGDVLLQVLFHARIAEDAPQNPFSIDDVADSLVRKLGNRVPAVLAGEPVSLDEQLAQWEERKALEKSRGSLMDDVPTGQPALALAQKVIERVSAAGLPADLIPAAMTSVSVSAGSDAENTLRSAVLEFMEAVRRAEHAVAVSRRGDDVPEELDATSLGQVSEAEWRQHWPSGEQDGNDRNAETDEVTETDEPDETDAAEEADEAGAAEGADEAQTEVEQAADSAR